The genome window AGAAATGTTTGAAGAAGAGGACAACAAGAAAAAACAGCTCGTAGAGGTGCGTAACGAAGGAGATAGTGCCGCATATAACGCCGAGAAGTCTTTAAAAGATTTAGGCGAAGACGTTTCGGAAGAAGAGAAATCAACAGTTGAAGAAAAAATCAAAGCTTTGCGTGACCTTCTTACAAGCGAAGATGCAGATGCAATAAAAACGGCTACTGAGGAATTAATGACGGCCATGCACCCAATTGCAGAGAAAGCTTACGCAAAAGCGCATGCTGCTGAAGAACAAAGCGCAACTGATACAGCAGAAGAGCCTCAGG of Synergistaceae bacterium contains these proteins:
- a CDS encoding Hsp70 family protein, which translates into the protein EMFEEEDNKKKQLVEVRNEGDSAAYNAEKSLKDLGEDVSEEEKSTVEEKIKALRDLLTSEDADAIKTATEELMTAMHPIAEKAYAKAHAAEEQSATDTAEEPQVAGETTDESDSDTVDVEFHEDDE